One Phoenix dactylifera cultivar Barhee BC4 chromosome 14, palm_55x_up_171113_PBpolish2nd_filt_p, whole genome shotgun sequence DNA window includes the following coding sequences:
- the LOC113463748 gene encoding receptor kinase-like protein Xa21 produces MRNFRFGEIVELEKLLRASLDLFVDPGDAMASSSRGEYAMGSQISTQGDVYSYGILLLEMLIGKKPTNDMFKDGLNLHKFVDMAFPERVMEILDPQILQDESEEVDGNIRYEDFSKTQLRRCIISLIRIGLLCAKESPNEQPRMQDVTTKVCAAKEMLSVVEIIEEGANLPE; encoded by the exons ATGAGGAATTTCAGATTTGGGGAGATAGTAGAATTGGAGAAACTTCTGCGGGCTTCATTGGATTTGTTTGTCGATCCAGGAGATGCTATGGCTTCGTCATCGAGAGGAG AATATGCAATGGGGAGCCAAATATCCACACAGGGAGATGTGTATAGCTATGGAATACTATTGCTAGAGATGCTTATAGGAAAGAAGCCTACAAATGACATGTTTAAGGATGGTTTAAACCTTCATAAATTTGTCGATATGGCTTTTCCAGAAAGAGTCATGGAGATTTTGGATCCACAAATTTTGCAAGATGAAAGTGAAGAAGTTGATGGCAATATTAGATATGAAGATTTTAGTAAAACGCAACTGAGGAGATGCATAATTTCATTGATTAGAATTGGTCTCCTGTGTGCCAAGGAATCACCGAATGAACAACCGAGAATGCAAGATGTCACCACTAAAGTTTGTGCAGCCAAAGAAATGTTATCAGTAGTCGAAATTATTGAAGAGGGAGCAAATTTGCCTGAATAA